In Afipia sp. GAS231, a single window of DNA contains:
- a CDS encoding GntR family transcriptional regulator, whose amino-acid sequence MPADERTASRPVIEAATLSERAATLVEQDILAGLLAPGSRLGIVDLVQRYEIGATPLREGLSRLMSRGLIIGTGQRGFRVADISREDLLDITLMRTAIEIEAIRLAINNGDDAWEAGIVSALHQMRRHIERTGDEFREGAEDFDRLHKGFHTALLAACGSKRLLAAHSDLYDQAYRYRRVMMRSFDSGKKFVRAHQLLADRVIGRDVPGSQAMLSAHLRSTMDIVYPSGNGS is encoded by the coding sequence ATGCCGGCTGACGAGCGCACTGCGAGCCGACCGGTGATCGAAGCCGCGACCTTGAGCGAGCGCGCCGCAACGCTGGTCGAGCAGGACATTCTCGCCGGCTTGCTCGCGCCGGGATCCCGGCTCGGCATCGTCGATCTGGTGCAGCGCTACGAGATCGGCGCGACGCCGCTGCGCGAGGGCCTGTCTCGGCTGATGTCGCGTGGGCTGATCATCGGCACCGGACAGCGCGGCTTTCGCGTCGCCGATATCAGCCGCGAGGACCTGCTCGACATTACCCTGATGCGCACCGCGATCGAGATCGAGGCGATCCGGCTCGCGATCAATAACGGTGACGATGCCTGGGAAGCCGGCATCGTCAGCGCGCTGCACCAGATGCGCCGCCACATCGAGCGGACCGGCGACGAATTCCGCGAGGGCGCGGAGGATTTCGACCGCCTGCACAAGGGCTTTCACACGGCGTTGCTGGCCGCCTGCGGCTCCAAACGCCTGCTGGCCGCTCATTCCGATCTCTACGACCAGGCCTATCGCTACCGCCGCGTGATGATGCGCTCGTTCGACAGCGGCAAGAAATTCGTCCGCGCCCACCAGTTGCTCGCCGACCGCGTCATCGGACGTGACGTTCCGGGCTCGCAGGCGATGCTGTCAGCACATCTGCGTTCGACCATG